One stretch of Ornithinimicrobium ciconiae DNA includes these proteins:
- a CDS encoding ATP-binding protein gives MSRANPFRPGFGVSPRVLAGRDELLEEFDTALDEGPGSPLRSVLVSGARGMGKTVILNELEEAARVRGWLVVRLPETGDLVEELVSTALPMLLAEHDGERAVRRRLTGAGIAGVGSLSTTARERYEVRETAATLLARLLDVLAGHDTGLLFTLDELQAVDRESVAAFAALYQHLVRDERDVALAAAGLPVGVGKLLQHRGTTFLRRAERVQLGPLSTTEVIDALRRTVTEAGGVVSEDALLTLAEVIHGYPYLLQLAGYRAWRDADREPITVAHARATLPVLSERMGRLVHEPALRDLPQAQRSYLEAMSLDDGPSSTGAVAARLGLTAQHANVFRTRLIERELITPTGHGRVDYALPYLRDHLRRLAATE, from the coding sequence TTGTCTCGCGCCAACCCGTTTCGCCCCGGCTTTGGTGTCTCTCCCCGGGTCCTTGCCGGCCGGGACGAGTTGCTTGAGGAGTTTGACACCGCCCTGGACGAGGGCCCGGGGTCGCCCCTGCGGTCCGTGCTCGTCAGCGGTGCCCGAGGGATGGGCAAGACGGTCATCCTCAACGAGCTGGAGGAGGCGGCGCGGGTGCGGGGATGGCTGGTCGTCCGCCTTCCCGAGACCGGCGACCTGGTGGAGGAGCTGGTGTCCACCGCCCTGCCGATGCTCCTCGCCGAGCACGACGGTGAGCGTGCCGTCCGCCGACGGCTGACTGGCGCCGGGATAGCCGGGGTCGGCTCACTGTCGACGACAGCACGTGAGCGTTATGAGGTGCGGGAGACCGCGGCGACCCTGCTCGCCCGCCTCCTGGACGTCCTGGCAGGGCACGACACCGGCCTGCTCTTCACCCTCGATGAGCTGCAGGCGGTGGACCGTGAGTCGGTCGCGGCCTTTGCCGCGCTCTATCAGCACCTGGTCCGGGACGAGCGGGATGTGGCGCTCGCCGCTGCCGGGCTGCCCGTGGGGGTCGGCAAGCTCCTGCAGCACCGCGGCACGACCTTTCTCCGGCGCGCCGAGCGGGTGCAGCTTGGCCCGCTGAGCACGACTGAGGTGATCGACGCGCTGCGGCGCACCGTCACCGAGGCTGGAGGAGTCGTCAGCGAGGACGCCCTCCTCACTCTCGCGGAGGTCATCCACGGCTATCCCTACCTCCTCCAACTGGCCGGCTACCGAGCCTGGCGTGACGCGGACCGTGAGCCGATCACGGTCGCCCATGCCCGGGCGACCCTGCCCGTCCTGTCCGAGCGCATGGGCAGGCTGGTGCACGAGCCGGCGCTGCGTGACCTGCCACAGGCCCAGCGCTCCTATCTGGAGGCCATGTCGCTCGATGACGGCCCGTCCTCCACTGGTGCGGTCGCAGCTCGGCTGGGACTGACGGCCCAGCACGCCAACGTCTTCCGGACCCGCCTGATCGAGCGGGAGCTGATCACGCCGACCGGTCACGGGCGCGTGGACTACGCCCTGCCCTACCTGCGCGATCACCTGCGCCGCCTGGCCGCCACGGAGTGA
- a CDS encoding CGNR zinc finger domain-containing protein gives MIFAHDTEVSLASTVALINTAHPPQGLASREELEDFVTEWQWTGSRTHDEAEFRQVLDLRERLGRLWLSEQEAMVEEVNLLLRDCRALPQLVRHDEWDWHLHATRDDQPLGERMAVEAAMALVDVIRSGETERMAVCAADDCDNVLVDLSRNRSRRYCDAGCTNRMAAQAYRARRNKA, from the coding sequence ATGATTTTTGCTCATGACACCGAGGTGTCTCTCGCGTCAACGGTGGCACTGATCAACACGGCCCACCCGCCGCAGGGGCTGGCGAGCCGTGAGGAGCTCGAGGACTTCGTCACCGAGTGGCAGTGGACCGGGAGCCGGACCCACGACGAGGCCGAGTTCCGCCAGGTGCTGGACCTGCGGGAGCGGCTGGGGCGGCTGTGGCTGTCCGAGCAGGAGGCGATGGTGGAGGAGGTCAACCTGCTGCTGCGGGACTGCCGGGCCCTGCCCCAACTGGTCCGCCACGACGAGTGGGACTGGCACCTGCACGCGACCCGTGACGATCAGCCACTGGGGGAGCGGATGGCGGTGGAGGCGGCGATGGCGCTGGTCGATGTCATCCGCTCGGGTGAGACCGAGCGGATGGCGGTGTGCGCTGCCGACGACTGCGACAACGTGCTGGTGGACCTGTCCCGTAACCGGTCCCGGCGCTACTGCGACGCCGGGTGCACCAACCGGATGGCCGCCCAGGCCTACCGTGCTCGACGCAACAAGGCGTGA
- a CDS encoding EamA family transporter — MRSRTVIGLAFALLSALTFATSGSLAKGLLESGWSPGAAVTWRVGVASLVLLLPGLLMMRGRWHLMRRGWVSMALFGLLAVAACQLSYFLAVDRISVAVALLLEYLGIILVVGWLWARHGQRPRPLTVVGAAVAVAGLVFVLDVFGAVDVDLIGVLWGLCAAIGLAVYFVVSADDSTGLPPLVLATGGLTIGTLALIAAGLVGIVPMTTATADVQLASLSVPWWAAILLLGIVAAAFSYATGIAATRRLGSKLASFVGLTEVMFAFVWAWVLLGQMPATIQFVGGLLILTGVVLVKIDERPEDVHPGEPTLPETHREPDARPEPIGV, encoded by the coding sequence ATGCGCTCCCGCACTGTCATCGGCCTCGCCTTCGCGCTCCTGTCGGCGCTGACCTTCGCCACCTCTGGCTCCCTGGCCAAGGGTCTGCTGGAGTCGGGCTGGTCCCCGGGCGCAGCCGTGACGTGGCGGGTCGGTGTGGCCTCTCTCGTGCTGCTGCTGCCCGGCCTGCTGATGATGCGTGGGCGCTGGCACCTGATGCGGCGCGGCTGGGTCAGCATGGCGTTGTTCGGCCTGCTGGCCGTGGCGGCCTGCCAGCTCAGCTACTTCCTGGCGGTGGACCGCATCTCGGTGGCCGTGGCGCTGCTGCTGGAGTACCTCGGCATCATCCTCGTGGTGGGCTGGCTCTGGGCACGGCACGGTCAGCGGCCCCGCCCGCTCACCGTCGTCGGGGCAGCGGTCGCGGTGGCCGGCCTGGTCTTCGTCCTGGATGTCTTTGGTGCTGTGGACGTGGACCTGATCGGCGTCCTGTGGGGCCTGTGCGCCGCGATCGGACTGGCCGTCTACTTTGTCGTCTCTGCCGATGACAGCACCGGGCTGCCGCCGCTGGTGCTGGCCACCGGCGGTCTCACCATTGGCACCCTCGCGCTGATCGCTGCGGGTCTGGTCGGGATCGTGCCGATGACCACGGCCACGGCCGACGTGCAGCTGGCCAGCCTCTCGGTGCCGTGGTGGGCTGCAATCCTGTTGCTCGGCATCGTGGCCGCGGCCTTCTCCTACGCCACCGGCATCGCCGCCACGCGACGGCTGGGGTCCAAGCTAGCCTCGTTCGTGGGCCTGACCGAGGTGATGTTCGCTTTCGTCTGGGCCTGGGTGCTGCTGGGGCAGATGCCCGCGACGATCCAGTTCGTGGGCGGCCTGCTGATCCTGACCGGTGTCGTCCTCGTCAAGATCGACGAGCGACCCGAGGACGTGCACCCCGGAGAGCCGACGCTGCCCGAGACCCACCGCGAGCCCGACGCACGACCCGAGCCGATCGGCGTCTGA
- a CDS encoding nucleotide sugar dehydrogenase: MKVAVVGTGYVGLSNAVVLAQHHEVVALDINEAKVEQLNNRVSPIVDPELQDYLSTRELNLQATTDPAQAYDGAEWVVIATPTDYDTDTNFFDTSSVEAVLRGVLTHNPGATVVIKSTIPVGFTERLRQKHPGTTILFSPEFLREGRALYDNLHPSRIIVGDTGEKGRRFAEMLLEGAQDKEVPVLLTGPTEAEAIKLFANTYLAMRVAYFNELDTYALTRGLDTQQIIEGVGLDPRIGAHYNNPSFGYGGYCLPKDTRQLLANYGDVPQTLITAIVDANTTRMDFVASDILARAPQTVGIYRLIMKAGSDNFRASSIQGVMSRLQARGVEVVIYEPTLGEPTFQGCRVIADIEEFNAVTDVIVANRLDASTAIFGDKLYTRDLYSRD; encoded by the coding sequence ATGAAGGTTGCAGTCGTCGGAACCGGCTATGTGGGGCTGTCCAACGCGGTCGTGCTGGCCCAGCACCACGAGGTCGTGGCGCTAGACATCAACGAGGCCAAGGTCGAGCAGCTCAACAACCGGGTCAGCCCGATCGTCGATCCCGAGCTCCAGGACTATCTGTCCACCCGCGAGCTGAACCTGCAGGCCACCACGGACCCTGCCCAGGCCTATGACGGTGCGGAGTGGGTCGTGATCGCCACGCCGACCGACTACGACACCGACACCAACTTCTTCGACACCTCCAGCGTGGAGGCGGTCCTGCGCGGCGTGCTCACGCACAACCCGGGGGCCACGGTGGTCATCAAGTCCACCATCCCCGTCGGCTTCACCGAGCGGCTGCGCCAGAAGCACCCCGGCACCACGATCCTGTTCTCCCCGGAGTTCCTGCGCGAGGGCCGGGCGCTCTACGACAACCTGCACCCCTCCCGGATCATCGTGGGAGACACCGGGGAGAAGGGCCGCCGGTTCGCCGAGATGCTCCTCGAGGGCGCCCAGGACAAGGAGGTGCCGGTCCTGCTCACCGGGCCGACCGAGGCCGAGGCGATCAAGCTGTTCGCCAACACCTACCTGGCGATGCGGGTGGCCTACTTCAACGAGCTCGACACCTATGCGCTCACCCGCGGCCTGGACACCCAGCAGATCATCGAGGGCGTCGGGCTGGACCCCCGCATCGGTGCCCACTACAACAACCCGTCCTTCGGCTACGGCGGCTACTGCCTGCCCAAGGACACCCGTCAGCTGCTCGCCAACTATGGCGACGTGCCGCAGACCCTGATCACGGCGATCGTGGATGCCAACACCACCCGGATGGACTTCGTCGCCTCCGACATCCTGGCGCGCGCACCGCAGACCGTGGGCATCTACCGCCTCATCATGAAGGCGGGCTCGGACAACTTCCGGGCCTCCAGCATCCAGGGTGTGATGTCCCGGCTGCAGGCGCGCGGCGTGGAGGTGGTCATCTATGAGCCGACGCTGGGGGAGCCGACCTTCCAGGGCTGCCGGGTGATTGCCGACATCGAGGAGTTCAACGCGGTGACGGACGTGATCGTGGCCAATCGGCTCGACGCCTCGACCGCCATCTTCGGCGACAAGCTCTACACCCGCGACCTCTACAGCCGGGACTGA
- a CDS encoding MFS transporter: MTATVSDRIPRRAVAGYAAGSVGTGGFGTLPGLVLAYYLTDTLAVPAALAALVVIVPKVWDVLIDPAIGALSDREARTRRTRTRLMALGALTLPVGFIGMFAAPGGLSPALAGVWVLVFFVLATSSFSLFQVPYIALPADLTGDYAERTRLMAWRIAVLALAILLVGAGGPALRDGAGGDAGGYLVMGVVIAVLLLAGMLATVLGVRGAAEGHEPTLPTAQEPGRTSAKFAEYRAGVAALRELPSYRVLLIVFVLQALATGVMLAAAQYVATYTLDDQAALTFLFVALVGPALLVMPWWARYAAREGKRSAFALASLLFALASLSLIALVWAPGWWVYLPVALAGVGYAGMQLFPLAMLPDVISAAGRERGGAMSGLWTAGETAGMALGPAVVLLLLAVGGFRSSTGDVVLSQPDAAHLLIVLAFSVIPAALVGMSLVVLRSYRDPIHSPTSAKVSP, translated from the coding sequence ATGACAGCCACGGTGAGTGACCGCATACCGCGTCGTGCCGTGGCAGGTTATGCCGCCGGGAGCGTCGGAACGGGCGGGTTCGGGACGCTGCCGGGGCTGGTGCTGGCCTACTACCTCACCGACACCCTCGCCGTCCCCGCCGCCCTCGCTGCCCTCGTGGTGATCGTGCCCAAGGTGTGGGACGTGCTGATTGACCCTGCGATCGGCGCGCTCAGCGACCGGGAGGCGCGCACCCGCCGCACCCGGACCCGGCTGATGGCGCTCGGGGCGCTGACCCTGCCGGTCGGCTTCATCGGGATGTTTGCCGCGCCGGGTGGGCTGTCCCCGGCTCTCGCGGGGGTGTGGGTGTTGGTCTTCTTCGTCCTCGCCACCAGCTCGTTCAGCCTGTTCCAGGTGCCCTATATCGCCCTGCCCGCGGACCTGACCGGCGACTATGCCGAGCGCACCCGGCTGATGGCGTGGCGCATCGCGGTGCTGGCCCTGGCCATCCTCCTCGTGGGAGCGGGGGGACCGGCGCTGCGCGACGGCGCCGGGGGCGACGCGGGTGGCTATCTGGTGATGGGGGTCGTCATCGCGGTGTTGCTGCTGGCCGGGATGCTCGCCACGGTGCTCGGGGTGCGGGGCGCGGCTGAGGGGCACGAACCAACCCTCCCCACTGCGCAGGAGCCGGGCAGAACCTCCGCAAAATTTGCGGAGTATCGGGCCGGGGTTGCGGCGCTGCGGGAGCTGCCGAGCTATCGGGTGCTGCTGATCGTCTTCGTCCTGCAGGCACTGGCCACCGGGGTGATGCTGGCCGCAGCGCAGTATGTCGCGACCTACACCCTCGATGACCAGGCCGCCCTGACCTTCCTGTTCGTCGCCCTCGTCGGGCCGGCCCTGCTGGTCATGCCGTGGTGGGCCCGGTATGCCGCACGCGAGGGCAAGCGCAGCGCGTTCGCGCTCGCGTCGCTCCTGTTCGCGCTGGCCAGCCTCAGCCTGATCGCCCTGGTCTGGGCACCGGGCTGGTGGGTGTACCTGCCGGTGGCGCTGGCCGGCGTGGGTTATGCCGGCATGCAGCTGTTCCCGTTGGCGATGCTGCCTGACGTGATCAGCGCGGCGGGCCGGGAGCGGGGTGGCGCGATGAGCGGGCTGTGGACCGCCGGGGAGACGGCAGGGATGGCGCTGGGGCCGGCCGTCGTGCTGCTCCTGCTCGCCGTGGGTGGCTTTCGCTCCAGCACCGGTGACGTCGTCCTCTCCCAGCCGGACGCGGCGCACCTGCTGATCGTGCTGGCCTTCTCCGTGATCCCCGCCGCCCTGGTGGGCATGAGCCTGGTGGTGCTGCGGTCCTACCGTGACCCGATCCACTCCCCGACGAGCGCGAAGGTGAGCCCATGA
- a CDS encoding pyridoxal phosphate-dependent decarboxylase family protein → MTQDRPDPHFTPALDAGAVLAQLSAYRSLDAPTHGGSVLSYVYDSGLAELDELAGRAVQLALPVNGLDPTTFPSVALMEADLVSFGRTILHGSEAVGSVTSGGTESCLLAVKAARDRWAAAGPADGRPRLVLPASAHAAFHKAAHYLGLDLEVVPVDPVTGVPDGRDLIGRLDERTALVVVSAPSYPHGVLDPVVEVAAAAAERGVPCHVDACIGGLVLPFWAEAGGVAAPEWDFRVPGVSSISADLHKFGYAPKGASLLLFADRELDLERYFALTDWPGYPVVNPTILGSRSATSLAAAWAVTTALGVSGYTDLTRQMVAATTEVTRCLDQITGLRVLGEPAGPLLAVVADETVPAEDRVHPHLWAAASARRGFILQGQPALQQTDGSWLPRSTHLTITPATAGVLPALTATLHESAEEVRGATVELPADLPVPDPATLAAGARRSGDLDLTQVLALIEALPRDVSATLLSQFLAAFTAPSS, encoded by the coding sequence ATGACGCAGGACCGGCCCGATCCCCACTTCACCCCTGCCCTCGATGCCGGGGCAGTGCTGGCCCAGCTGTCGGCATACCGCTCCCTGGACGCACCGACCCATGGCGGGTCGGTGCTCTCCTATGTCTATGACAGCGGCCTGGCCGAGCTCGACGAGCTCGCGGGCCGTGCCGTCCAACTCGCGCTGCCGGTCAACGGTCTGGACCCGACGACCTTCCCCTCCGTGGCCCTGATGGAGGCAGACCTGGTCAGCTTCGGGCGGACCATCCTGCATGGGTCCGAGGCGGTCGGCTCCGTGACCTCCGGGGGGACCGAGAGCTGCCTGCTCGCGGTCAAGGCCGCCCGAGACCGGTGGGCGGCAGCAGGTCCGGCAGATGGCCGCCCGCGCCTGGTGCTGCCGGCATCTGCGCACGCGGCCTTCCACAAGGCAGCGCACTATCTGGGGCTGGACCTGGAGGTGGTGCCCGTCGACCCGGTCACCGGGGTGCCCGACGGTCGCGACCTGATCGGCCGACTGGATGAGCGGACGGCCCTGGTGGTCGTCTCCGCACCGAGCTATCCGCACGGGGTGCTCGACCCGGTTGTCGAGGTGGCCGCCGCGGCTGCCGAGCGGGGTGTCCCGTGCCACGTCGATGCCTGCATCGGCGGCCTGGTGCTGCCGTTCTGGGCCGAGGCCGGCGGCGTGGCGGCGCCGGAGTGGGACTTCCGGGTGCCCGGCGTCAGCAGCATCTCGGCCGATCTGCACAAGTTTGGCTATGCCCCCAAGGGCGCCTCGCTGCTGCTCTTCGCCGACCGGGAGCTCGATCTGGAGCGCTACTTCGCGCTGACCGACTGGCCGGGATATCCCGTGGTGAACCCCACGATCCTGGGGTCCCGCTCGGCGACCTCGCTGGCAGCGGCCTGGGCGGTCACCACGGCGCTAGGAGTGTCGGGATACACGGATCTGACCCGGCAGATGGTGGCCGCGACCACCGAGGTCACCCGGTGCCTGGACCAGATCACGGGCCTCCGGGTCCTCGGTGAGCCCGCCGGCCCGCTCCTGGCCGTCGTGGCAGACGAGACGGTCCCCGCCGAGGACCGCGTCCACCCGCACCTGTGGGCGGCTGCCTCGGCCCGGCGCGGATTCATCCTGCAGGGCCAGCCGGCCCTGCAGCAGACCGACGGGTCGTGGCTCCCCCGCTCGACGCACCTGACGATCACGCCGGCCACGGCCGGGGTCCTGCCCGCTCTGACCGCCACGCTGCACGAGAGCGCCGAGGAGGTGCGCGGCGCCACGGTCGAGCTGCCTGCAGACCTGCCGGTTCCCGACCCCGCCACGCTGGCCGCCGGCGCGCGGCGGAGCGGGGATCTGGATCTGACGCAGGTGCTGGCCCTGATCGAGGCGCTGCCCCGCGACGTCTCCGCCACGTTGCTGAGTCAGTTCCTGGCCGCGTTCACCGCACCGTCCTCCTGA
- a CDS encoding efflux RND transporter permease subunit, with translation MTKLTRFSVHNRALIALTTLFAIFFGLNAMSSLPRELFPSLQFPILAVATPVPDASAAVVEEQVSDRIETAAQGLDSVVEVQSQSMEGFSVVTIELDYGTDLGAAQTDLQRSVLGLPGLPEGADPQIVAGNIDDFPIIQLSATGGDSPDDLLQRLRNVVIPELEDLDGVRDVQLTGISDQIVRIDLDPAAAAEAGVSGATVAQLLQANGVLVPAGTITDDGEELLVTVGTRLTDVEELRALPLVAPSVPGLPPASDIPAAGEVPAEGEVPAEGEVLAEGELPAEGEVPAEGGLPAEGAVPAAPGPPLTLGDVAQVELTEQDATAYTRTNGEPSVGLSITKTPDGNAVNISHALTEITPELEEQLGGGQLQIIFDQAPFIEQSIEGLTTEGLLGLVFAIVVVLLFLLSLRLTLVTAISIPLSLLIALLGLQAAGYSLNILTLGALTISIGRVVDDSIVVIENIKRHSRLGEPRITAILRAVREVAGAITSATVSTVAVFLPMAFVGGQVGELFRPFALTIAIAMGASLLVALTIIPVLGYWLLGRGAEEPGAVQERAAEDSGRVEPDSDAPAEEMPAEAPGREGHPAPLLEADAPDRLQRGYLTVLRPALAHPVWSLLLALAILAGTGAAATQLKTDFIGDSGADSLTVTLSLPSGSTLEQTNTASQDLEDWLLARDEVESYQATVGSTGGIEAVFLGSAANTSSLAVTLAEGTDGDAFSALLKADAPTPEGANLTASSANAAPGATHLEVVVTGQDRDDLAATADDVAGVLTQIGAEDVTNNLTDTVPGLDVTVDRAAAAEAGVTESQIGQTVAAAMGGSTVGRVTLGTAPTSVVVHQGEAPADLSALADLPVASGPEGAITLSDVATLERVDQQVRITRIDGLRSATITAAATGDDLGALTAEVQEGLDGLSLPDGVRAEIRGVSAEQADAFASLGLALLAAIAIVYLVMVATFNSLVQPLLLMVSVPFAATGSLAMLLLTDTPLDVAAMIGMLMLVGIVVTNAIVLIDLVNQYRRRGHSVHDALIEGARHRFRPIVMTALATIGALTPMALSITGGGAFISQPLALVVIGGLISSTALTLLLVPVLYRLVEGWLERRARRAAARA, from the coding sequence ATGACGAAGCTGACCAGGTTCAGCGTGCACAACCGCGCGCTGATCGCCCTGACCACCCTGTTTGCGATCTTCTTTGGTCTCAACGCGATGAGTTCGCTGCCCCGCGAACTGTTTCCCTCATTGCAGTTCCCCATCCTGGCGGTGGCCACCCCGGTCCCGGACGCGAGCGCCGCGGTCGTCGAGGAGCAGGTCAGCGACCGCATCGAGACTGCGGCCCAGGGTCTGGACAGCGTGGTCGAGGTGCAGTCCCAGTCGATGGAAGGGTTCTCGGTGGTGACCATCGAGCTCGACTACGGCACGGACCTGGGCGCCGCCCAGACGGATCTGCAGCGCTCGGTCCTCGGCCTCCCGGGGCTGCCCGAGGGCGCCGATCCTCAGATCGTCGCGGGCAACATCGATGACTTCCCCATCATCCAGCTGTCCGCCACCGGTGGGGACAGCCCGGACGACCTGCTCCAACGGCTGCGCAATGTCGTCATCCCGGAGCTGGAGGACCTCGACGGGGTCCGGGATGTCCAGCTCACCGGGATCTCCGACCAGATCGTGCGGATCGACCTCGACCCGGCTGCTGCGGCGGAGGCCGGAGTCAGCGGGGCGACGGTCGCACAGCTGCTCCAGGCCAACGGCGTGCTGGTGCCCGCGGGAACGATCACCGACGACGGTGAGGAGTTGCTGGTCACCGTCGGCACCAGACTCACCGACGTCGAGGAGCTGCGCGCCCTGCCACTGGTCGCGCCCAGCGTGCCTGGCCTGCCGCCCGCGAGTGACATCCCCGCCGCGGGCGAGGTTCCGGCTGAGGGCGAGGTCCCGGCCGAGGGCGAGGTCCTGGCTGAGGGTGAGTTGCCCGCCGAGGGCGAGGTCCCGGCTGAGGGTGGATTGCCCGCCGAGGGTGCGGTCCCGGCCGCACCTGGGCCGCCGCTCACCCTGGGCGATGTGGCACAGGTGGAGCTGACCGAGCAGGACGCCACGGCATACACCCGGACCAATGGCGAGCCGAGCGTCGGCCTATCCATCACCAAGACTCCCGACGGCAACGCGGTCAACATCTCGCATGCGCTCACCGAGATCACGCCCGAGCTCGAGGAGCAGCTCGGTGGTGGCCAGCTGCAGATCATCTTTGACCAGGCCCCCTTCATCGAGCAGTCGATCGAGGGTCTGACCACCGAGGGCCTGCTGGGCCTGGTCTTCGCGATCGTCGTGGTGCTGCTGTTCCTGCTGTCGCTGCGGCTGACGCTGGTCACCGCCATCAGCATCCCGTTGTCGCTGCTGATCGCACTGCTGGGCCTGCAGGCGGCGGGATACTCCCTCAACATCCTCACGCTGGGCGCCCTGACGATCTCCATCGGTCGCGTCGTCGACGACTCGATCGTGGTGATCGAGAACATCAAGCGCCACAGCCGTCTCGGTGAGCCACGGATCACCGCGATCCTGCGGGCGGTGCGCGAGGTCGCGGGGGCGATCACCTCGGCGACGGTCTCCACGGTGGCGGTCTTCCTGCCGATGGCCTTCGTCGGCGGGCAGGTGGGCGAGCTGTTCCGTCCGTTCGCGCTGACCATCGCCATCGCCATGGGCGCCTCGCTGCTGGTCGCGCTGACGATCATCCCGGTGCTGGGCTACTGGTTGCTCGGACGTGGGGCGGAAGAGCCGGGTGCCGTCCAGGAGCGTGCGGCCGAGGACAGCGGGCGGGTGGAGCCCGACAGCGACGCACCGGCCGAGGAGATGCCCGCAGAGGCCCCGGGCCGCGAGGGCCACCCGGCTCCCCTGCTGGAGGCGGACGCTCCCGACCGGCTCCAGCGCGGCTACCTCACCGTCCTGCGTCCTGCCCTGGCCCACCCGGTCTGGTCCCTGCTCCTGGCGCTGGCCATCCTGGCCGGCACCGGAGCGGCCGCCACCCAGCTCAAGACGGACTTCATCGGCGACTCCGGCGCTGACAGCCTCACCGTGACGCTGTCGCTGCCCTCGGGCAGCACGCTGGAGCAGACCAACACGGCCAGCCAGGACCTGGAGGACTGGCTGCTCGCGCGTGACGAGGTCGAGTCCTACCAGGCCACTGTCGGTTCCACCGGCGGCATCGAGGCAGTCTTCCTGGGCAGCGCCGCCAACACCTCCTCCCTGGCCGTCACCCTGGCGGAGGGCACCGACGGGGACGCGTTCAGTGCGCTGCTGAAGGCCGACGCACCCACCCCGGAGGGAGCCAACCTCACGGCCTCCTCCGCGAACGCCGCCCCCGGCGCCACCCACCTTGAGGTCGTGGTCACCGGTCAGGACCGGGACGACCTGGCGGCCACGGCCGACGACGTCGCGGGGGTGCTGACGCAGATCGGTGCCGAGGACGTCACCAACAACCTCACCGACACGGTGCCCGGACTGGATGTCACCGTGGACCGCGCCGCAGCCGCCGAGGCGGGGGTGACGGAGTCCCAGATCGGGCAGACCGTCGCGGCCGCGATGGGCGGCAGCACCGTGGGTCGGGTGACGCTGGGGACGGCACCGACGTCGGTGGTGGTCCACCAGGGCGAGGCACCGGCGGACCTGTCGGCCCTGGCCGACCTGCCCGTCGCGAGCGGCCCAGAGGGTGCGATCACCCTCTCGGACGTGGCCACCCTCGAGCGCGTCGACCAACAGGTCCGGATCACCCGCATCGACGGCCTCCGCAGCGCGACCATCACCGCGGCGGCGACCGGGGACGACCTCGGTGCCCTGACCGCCGAGGTCCAGGAAGGACTCGACGGGTTGAGCCTGCCCGACGGAGTGCGTGCCGAGATCCGGGGTGTCAGCGCCGAGCAGGCCGACGCGTTCGCCAGCCTGGGGTTGGCCCTGCTCGCCGCGATCGCCATCGTCTATCTGGTGATGGTGGCGACCTTCAACAGCCTGGTGCAGCCCCTGCTGCTGATGGTGTCGGTGCCCTTTGCGGCGACCGGATCACTGGCGATGCTCCTGCTCACCGACACCCCGCTGGACGTGGCCGCGATGATCGGCATGCTGATGCTGGTCGGCATCGTGGTCACCAACGCAATCGTGCTGATCGACCTGGTCAATCAGTATCGCCGCCGCGGCCACTCCGTGCACGACGCCCTCATCGAGGGTGCCCGGCACCGGTTCCGCCCGATCGTCATGACAGCGCTGGCCACCATCGGTGCGCTGACGCCGATGGCGCTGTCCATCACTGGCGGTGGAGCGTTCATCTCCCAGCCGCTGGCCCTGGTCGTGATCGGCGGCCTGATCAGCTCGACGGCCCTGACCCTGCTCCTCGTCCCGGTGCTGTATCGCCTGGTCGAGGGATGGCTCGAGCGTCGGGCTCGCCGCGCTGCCGCACGGGCTTGA
- a CDS encoding maleylpyruvate isomerase family mycothiol-dependent enzyme, translating into MTDLWGAMHRARRELAEDLASLSEEDWRRDSLCEGWDIEHVVAHLTAAASVGPVAWVRSIVLSGFRPAVHNERRLREHLGTTPSAALDNFRAVITSTVAPSSHTAAYLGEVLVHSEDIRRPLGLAPSTDVAAATAVAEFYVRQNFTVQSKSAAAGLSLRATDGPFLSGEGPEASDRRSPW; encoded by the coding sequence TTGACTGATCTGTGGGGCGCGATGCACCGTGCCCGTCGCGAGCTGGCTGAGGATCTCGCGTCTCTCAGCGAGGAGGACTGGCGCCGGGACAGCCTGTGCGAGGGCTGGGACATCGAGCACGTCGTCGCCCACCTGACGGCCGCTGCCAGCGTGGGACCGGTCGCGTGGGTGCGCAGCATCGTGCTGTCCGGGTTCCGGCCGGCGGTCCACAACGAGCGACGCCTGCGTGAGCACCTGGGGACCACGCCCTCGGCCGCGCTGGACAACTTCCGGGCGGTGATCACCTCGACGGTGGCCCCCTCGAGTCACACCGCTGCCTACCTGGGTGAGGTCCTCGTGCACAGCGAGGACATCCGCCGGCCACTTGGACTCGCTCCCTCCACGGATGTCGCGGCCGCCACCGCGGTCGCGGAGTTCTATGTCCGACAGAACTTCACCGTGCAGAGCAAGTCAGCAGCAGCGGGGCTGTCCCTGCGCGCCACGGACGGCCCGTTCCTTTCGGGTGAGGGGCCGGAGGCGTCGGACCGACGCTCGCCCTGGTGA